A single window of Granulicella mallensis MP5ACTX8 DNA harbors:
- a CDS encoding AraC family transcriptional regulator, which translates to MDLLAPYFERFSLSARMFYSGLLCGSTEENEHTGHLHVLRKGKLTVTRPDARPLVIDTPSIVFFPRPRLHRLHGPEEEGAELVCATIEFGAGMLNPLIASLPEPLVLPLDALPELEPTLQLLFSEAFSGLPGRQAAMDRLFEYLFVLLMRSAMKEHRIDSGVLVGLSDLRLGKAIEAMHKHPETSWSLEQLAQCAGMSRARFAAYFRQVVGMTPFDYLTDWRLGVAQTMLRNGTSLRLIAAAVGYANATALTRIFTQRIGMSPSEWLARSQLHSASDVSLSS; encoded by the coding sequence ATGGATCTCCTGGCACCCTACTTCGAAAGGTTCTCCCTCTCGGCTCGAATGTTCTATTCGGGGCTCTTGTGCGGAAGCACGGAGGAGAACGAACATACCGGTCATCTTCATGTGCTCAGGAAAGGAAAGCTGACGGTCACCCGGCCAGACGCTCGGCCGTTGGTCATTGATACTCCAAGCATTGTGTTCTTTCCGCGCCCTCGCCTCCATCGTCTTCACGGCCCGGAGGAGGAGGGTGCCGAGCTCGTATGTGCCACCATCGAATTCGGCGCTGGAATGTTGAACCCGCTCATCGCATCGCTTCCCGAGCCGCTGGTGCTCCCGCTGGATGCCCTCCCCGAACTTGAACCGACACTGCAGCTCCTGTTTTCAGAGGCTTTTTCAGGACTCCCCGGCCGTCAGGCTGCGATGGATCGACTCTTCGAATACCTCTTTGTGCTCCTCATGCGATCAGCCATGAAGGAGCACAGGATAGACAGCGGAGTTCTCGTGGGGTTGAGTGATTTGCGTCTGGGCAAGGCCATCGAGGCCATGCATAAGCATCCTGAAACTTCCTGGTCGCTGGAACAACTTGCCCAATGTGCAGGGATGTCCCGTGCGCGTTTCGCCGCTTATTTTCGCCAGGTCGTCGGCATGACGCCGTTTGATTATCTGACGGACTGGCGGCTGGGAGTGGCCCAGACCATGTTGCGCAACGGCACCTCGCTGAGGTTGATCGCGGCCGCCGTGGGATATGCAAACGCTACAGCCCTGACGCGAATCTTTACGCAACGTATAGGCATGTCCCCCTCTGAATGGCTCGCTCGTAGCCAGCTACATAGCGCAAGTGACGTTTCACTGTCTTCGTAA
- the scpB gene encoding SMC-Scp complex subunit ScpB — MSLKAKIEAVIYASEEPVTLAQLTGLLGEEGQAELDALESQQQSLALDENPGGEAETVDQDALIDQDALNAETLDESEVSSAETPDEPVEEPAVTGEVESVEAQPVELEPAPEAAPATELPAEPSAEVPAESPVEDKKLTRERERKLRDYFRSLLDQLISDYVNNDRGLEIREVAGGFRLATKPEYHDAVRGFVKSLKPPLKLSLQALETLAVVAYKQPVTAPEVSEIRGVDSGGVLGSLMARKLVTTAGRKQVIGRPILYKTTKDFLVRFGLKDINELPSIEEFEKMAGELADSEPVQEEIPMDDVNGGTPTSLDEANSTPEPTSTLHESVEELISDDSTKPEGHNREHADTHEVEPLASEPVPEEPVHVPESEPQADGDSSDED, encoded by the coding sequence ATGAGCCTTAAAGCCAAGATCGAAGCAGTCATCTACGCGTCAGAAGAGCCCGTGACGCTCGCGCAACTCACCGGCCTGCTGGGCGAAGAAGGCCAGGCCGAACTCGATGCCCTCGAGTCGCAGCAGCAGTCGCTGGCGCTGGACGAAAATCCCGGTGGCGAAGCTGAAACCGTTGATCAGGATGCGTTAATTGACCAGGATGCCTTGAATGCCGAGACTCTGGACGAGTCCGAAGTTTCGAGCGCTGAAACGCCTGATGAACCGGTCGAGGAACCGGCTGTAACAGGTGAGGTTGAGAGCGTAGAGGCCCAGCCTGTTGAGCTGGAGCCTGCTCCGGAGGCGGCCCCAGCGACAGAGCTTCCGGCAGAGCCGTCCGCGGAGGTTCCAGCGGAATCTCCGGTTGAGGACAAGAAGCTTACCCGCGAACGGGAGCGCAAGCTGCGCGATTACTTCCGTTCGCTGCTCGATCAGCTCATCTCCGACTACGTGAATAACGATCGTGGACTGGAGATTCGCGAGGTAGCGGGTGGCTTCCGCCTGGCGACCAAACCCGAGTATCACGATGCCGTGCGCGGCTTCGTCAAATCGCTTAAACCGCCTCTCAAGTTGTCCCTGCAGGCTCTCGAGACGCTTGCCGTGGTGGCCTACAAGCAGCCGGTGACAGCGCCCGAGGTCTCCGAGATTCGTGGTGTCGACTCCGGTGGCGTGCTCGGTTCCCTGATGGCGCGCAAGCTGGTGACCACCGCCGGACGCAAGCAGGTGATCGGCCGTCCCATCCTGTACAAGACGACCAAGGACTTCCTTGTCCGTTTCGGACTGAAGGACATCAACGAGCTCCCCAGCATCGAAGAGTTTGAGAAGATGGCCGGTGAACTCGCGGATAGCGAACCCGTGCAGGAGGAGATCCCCATGGACGATGTCAACGGTGGTACGCCTACCAGCCTGGACGAGGCCAACTCAACTCCTGAGCCGACCAGCACGCTGCATGAGAGCGTCGAGGAGCTGATCAGCGACGACTCGACGAAGCCCGAGGGGCATAACCGCGAGCATGCCGATACGCATGAGGTCGAGCCGCTGGCCAGTGAACCTGTTCCTGAGGAGCCCGTTCATGTGCCGGAGAGCGAGCCGCAGGCCGATGGCGACAGCAGCGACGAGGATTAG
- a CDS encoding pseudouridine synthase produces MKPETKDAAPRGDRLQKILAQAGIASRRAAETIILEGRVQVNGQVVTELGTRADATRDHIRVDGKLLHGPEPQRYFMVNKPRGYVTTLDDPEHRPTVMQLLGQDAQKKSVGEHNKLPRLYPVGRLDYLSEGLLLMTNDGELANKLSKAAAGVEKTYLVKVSGSPTDEAIDQLRRGIMIDRGRLNEVRSGRRDRVLTSPAKIEQVRRGENPWFEVTLTEGRNRQLRKMFEEIGHHVEKIRRIGYGALVLDIPPGGFRELTTGEVQALGRAAAGKKVERKKTLPEAAQLKKPVPPKKRAFKKAVRKRAS; encoded by the coding sequence ATGAAGCCCGAGACGAAAGACGCTGCGCCGCGCGGTGATCGGTTACAAAAGATTCTTGCCCAGGCCGGCATTGCGAGCCGCCGTGCCGCCGAGACGATCATCCTGGAAGGCCGTGTGCAGGTGAACGGCCAGGTCGTTACCGAGCTCGGCACACGCGCCGATGCAACGCGTGATCACATCCGCGTCGACGGCAAGCTGCTGCATGGCCCGGAGCCGCAGCGCTACTTTATGGTCAACAAGCCGCGTGGCTATGTCACGACACTTGACGATCCCGAACATCGCCCCACGGTCATGCAGCTTCTCGGCCAGGATGCACAGAAGAAGAGTGTCGGTGAGCATAACAAGCTGCCACGTCTCTATCCTGTCGGACGTCTCGACTATCTGAGCGAAGGCTTGTTGCTCATGACCAACGATGGCGAGCTCGCCAATAAGCTGTCGAAGGCGGCTGCCGGTGTCGAGAAGACCTATCTCGTCAAGGTCTCAGGCTCACCGACGGACGAGGCCATCGACCAGTTGCGTCGTGGCATCATGATCGACCGTGGCCGCCTCAACGAGGTGCGCAGCGGACGTCGCGATCGCGTGCTCACGAGTCCCGCAAAGATCGAACAGGTTCGCCGTGGTGAGAACCCGTGGTTTGAGGTCACGCTGACAGAAGGCCGCAACCGCCAGCTTCGCAAGATGTTTGAAGAGATCGGCCATCACGTCGAAAAGATTCGCCGCATCGGCTATGGCGCGCTCGTGCTGGATATTCCTCCAGGTGGATTTCGCGAACTGACTACGGGTGAAGTGCAGGCGCTGGGCCGTGCTGCGGCAGGCAAGAAGGTCGAGCGTAAGAAGACGCTGCCTGAAGCCGCACAGTTGAAGAAGCCCGTGCCTCCGAAGAAACGTGCTTTTAAGAAGGCAGTTCGCAAGCGCGCTTCCTAG
- a CDS encoding VIT1/CCC1 transporter family protein: protein MQSPTPSSPHHEHHFESSDVVRDIVIGLADGLTVPFALAAGLAGAVDSGHLVIIAGLAEIAAGSIAMGLGGYLAARGDAEHFASERRREEHEVVERPGDEEDEIYEIFAAYSVDRKAAEPVLRALQANPKAYVDFMMRFELGLETPVDGRAWRSALTIAASYIAGGFIPLLPYMLLTNTFSALRASVVITLIALAVFGGVKGRLLGSHWLRSAVQTVLIGGAAAAAAFGLARLLNAHA from the coding sequence ATGCAATCCCCTACCCCCTCTTCACCGCATCATGAGCATCACTTCGAGTCCTCCGATGTCGTACGCGACATCGTCATCGGGCTTGCCGATGGCCTGACCGTGCCGTTTGCTCTGGCGGCGGGGCTGGCCGGGGCGGTCGACTCCGGACACCTCGTCATCATCGCCGGACTCGCCGAGATCGCAGCCGGGTCCATCGCGATGGGACTGGGCGGCTATCTCGCGGCGCGGGGAGACGCTGAACACTTCGCCTCCGAACGCCGCCGCGAAGAGCACGAGGTCGTCGAACGGCCCGGCGACGAGGAAGACGAGATCTACGAGATCTTTGCCGCCTACTCGGTCGACCGCAAAGCGGCGGAACCCGTCCTGCGTGCACTCCAGGCCAACCCCAAGGCCTATGTCGATTTCATGATGCGCTTCGAGCTGGGCCTCGAAACACCGGTAGACGGCAGGGCCTGGCGGTCGGCGCTGACCATCGCGGCCTCCTACATCGCGGGAGGGTTTATCCCCCTGCTTCCCTACATGCTGCTCACCAACACCTTCTCCGCATTGCGAGCCTCGGTGGTGATCACCCTGATCGCCCTGGCGGTCTTCGGAGGGGTGAAAGGGAGGCTGCTTGGCTCGCATTGGCTGCGCAGCGCCGTACAAACCGTTCTGATCGGAGGAGCCGCGGCCGCCGCCGCCTTTGGACTCGCTCGATTATTGAACGCACATGCGTGA
- a CDS encoding SDR family oxidoreductase, which yields MNTTGNTIFITGGGSGIGRGLAEAFHKLGNKVIIGGRRESVLAATAAANPGMEFIVFDAASPESITAGAAELTRRFPALNLVINNAGVQWQHNFATEATLNEANVASEIDINILGVLRVSAAFLPHLKQQASATIINVTSGLAFTPMAIYPVYCATKAFVHSFSMSLRHQLRDIPVRVVELVPPWVETELAAAQPEQADHGEMKPMPLADFIAGAMESLATDGVELPIANAHFLHDSAVAPQAAEVFAMVNGAH from the coding sequence ATGAACACCACAGGAAACACGATCTTCATCACCGGCGGCGGTTCCGGCATCGGCCGTGGGCTCGCCGAAGCCTTCCATAAGCTGGGCAACAAGGTCATTATCGGTGGACGCCGTGAGAGTGTCCTCGCTGCCACTGCTGCCGCCAACCCGGGCATGGAATTCATCGTCTTCGACGCCGCCTCGCCCGAGAGCATTACTGCAGGAGCCGCGGAGCTGACACGGCGCTTTCCCGCGTTGAACTTGGTCATCAACAACGCCGGGGTGCAATGGCAGCATAACTTCGCTACAGAAGCCACGCTCAACGAGGCCAATGTCGCTTCGGAGATCGACATCAACATCCTCGGCGTCCTGCGCGTCAGCGCGGCCTTTCTGCCCCATCTGAAGCAGCAGGCTTCGGCGACGATCATCAATGTCACCTCGGGTCTGGCCTTCACGCCGATGGCGATCTACCCGGTCTACTGCGCGACCAAGGCTTTCGTTCACTCTTTCTCGATGTCGCTGCGCCACCAGTTGCGCGACATTCCGGTGCGCGTCGTGGAGCTCGTTCCGCCCTGGGTTGAGACCGAACTGGCCGCGGCACAGCCGGAGCAAGCCGATCATGGCGAGATGAAACCCATGCCGCTGGCGGACTTTATCGCCGGGGCGATGGAATCGCTCGCTACCGACGGAGTGGAATTGCCCATTGCCAATGCGCACTTCCTGCACGATTCCGCCGTGGCACCACAGGCCGCCGAGGTCTTCGCGATGGTCAACGGAGCCCACTAA
- a CDS encoding alpha/beta hydrolase: MRIQNSKRAIDGWRRPFWAGVILALGMSPAGAQQNWQSQFSTAALEARQTHASVDLIALGEGMHRVYVFLPAEPAVEGKAPFVFFHHGWQGMNPENYGALIDHLAREGNIVVFPVYQDADSTSPQIVVDNTAQAEQETLTALNQRGIVPDPQRVVYFGYSMGAAISLKLAATTASTHLPAPQALVLAAPADAYHVVRGPAAKSIWPVLRDLPPTLPIAMVTGEDDRAIGLPTGRKLAGLLCATKSDRRVLLILPGDEHGGKKIGAGHGSPGAPDSRYDIALATPLAKVPKHIAGRSGFEESASLNQLDFFGYWKVLDAVIDSLAAEPSTSFRYVPPPVVFRNGTPGQLYLGTWPDGTPYRQAHVEDPCASPAGDAHR, encoded by the coding sequence ATGAGAATCCAAAATTCCAAGCGGGCCATCGACGGGTGGCGCCGCCCCTTCTGGGCTGGAGTCATTCTGGCGCTAGGCATGTCGCCCGCTGGCGCTCAGCAAAATTGGCAAAGTCAGTTCAGCACGGCAGCACTGGAAGCACGGCAGACACATGCTTCGGTCGACCTCATCGCCCTTGGCGAAGGCATGCATCGCGTCTACGTCTTTCTCCCTGCGGAGCCCGCTGTCGAAGGCAAGGCGCCGTTCGTGTTCTTTCATCACGGATGGCAAGGCATGAATCCGGAGAACTACGGCGCACTCATCGACCATCTCGCGCGTGAGGGCAACATCGTTGTATTCCCCGTGTACCAGGATGCCGATTCGACGTCACCGCAGATCGTCGTCGATAACACGGCTCAGGCAGAACAAGAGACGCTCACCGCACTGAACCAGCGCGGCATCGTCCCAGACCCGCAGCGCGTGGTGTACTTCGGCTACTCCATGGGGGCGGCGATCTCTTTGAAGCTCGCAGCCACCACAGCTTCGACGCATCTGCCCGCGCCCCAGGCTCTGGTGCTGGCTGCACCGGCGGACGCTTATCATGTCGTCCGGGGCCCGGCGGCAAAGAGCATCTGGCCTGTGTTGCGCGATCTGCCGCCGACGCTGCCCATCGCGATGGTTACAGGCGAGGATGACAGGGCGATCGGTCTGCCAACCGGTCGGAAACTGGCGGGGCTGCTATGTGCCACCAAGTCAGACCGTCGCGTGTTATTGATCCTGCCTGGCGATGAGCATGGCGGAAAGAAGATCGGTGCGGGACACGGATCGCCCGGCGCACCGGACTCGCGCTACGACATCGCTCTTGCAACACCTTTAGCGAAGGTGCCGAAACACATTGCAGGGCGCAGTGGATTTGAGGAATCAGCGTCGCTGAATCAACTCGACTTCTTTGGCTATTGGAAGGTGTTGGATGCCGTGATCGATTCGCTCGCGGCCGAGCCCTCGACCAGCTTCAGATATGTTCCGCCACCTGTCGTCTTCCGCAATGGAACACCGGGACAGTTGTATCTGGGCACATGGCCTGACGGTACACCGTACCGTCAGGCCCATGTGGAAGATCCGTGTGCGTCCCCCGCAGGAGACGCACACCGTTAG
- a CDS encoding winged helix-turn-helix transcriptional regulator: MAEESKRTPELERMVREMIDAVADRWTMYVLEALEEHGEVRFTRLAELVDGVSQKMLTKTLRQMERDGLIVRTVHPVIPPHVEYRLTDMGLSLSEAFCGVWQWVMAHQERVQTARREFDARPKMVVAAK, encoded by the coding sequence ATGGCCGAAGAATCGAAGCGTACCCCAGAACTGGAACGCATGGTTCGCGAGATGATCGACGCGGTCGCCGACCGCTGGACGATGTATGTGCTGGAGGCTCTGGAGGAGCACGGAGAGGTGCGCTTTACGCGGCTGGCAGAGCTGGTCGACGGCGTAAGCCAGAAGATGCTGACCAAGACCCTGCGCCAGATGGAGCGCGACGGTCTGATCGTGCGCACCGTGCATCCTGTGATCCCACCGCACGTGGAGTACCGGCTGACGGATATGGGCCTCAGCCTGTCGGAGGCCTTCTGCGGCGTCTGGCAGTGGGTGATGGCACATCAGGAACGCGTGCAGACGGCTCGGCGGGAGTTCGACGCCAGGCCAAAGATGGTTGTGGCGGCGAAATGA
- a CDS encoding MBOAT family O-acyltransferase translates to MLFPTVEYAVFFLAVLAISWALAPRPLAHKSFLLAASYLFYGFWNWRYVPLLFLISLFAGLIGQALQRTNDDIARKRLLIAGVTVCLLVLAYYKYTSFLLLSALGLWGFVGHTPAWNISSPFLPLGISFFVFHAISLMGDIYRRKLREPLHLLDALLYVAFFPQLIAGPILRASNFVPQLLRQRNLQHIRVNRAFLLILAGLFKKVILSNTLSTRLVEPVFSAPANFHSVDVLLAIYGYAAQIYCDFSGYTDIAIGCAMLLGYHFPRNFNAPYTATDPQEFWQRWHISLSSWLRDYLYIPLGGSRRGVSRTYINLMITMLLGGLWHGASWTFVMWGGLQGLYLVVHRLWVAVPSPAVQRLRSSAAWPWVARLLMFHAVCLGWVFFRAPTFGLAATVLHQLGSRGVVTLAAWPVVLCLVLGLFGQYAPRVWRRSVEAMMSRLPVAVNGVALALGVFAIELLGPTGVAPFIYFQF, encoded by the coding sequence ATGCTCTTCCCTACTGTCGAATATGCCGTCTTTTTTCTCGCCGTGCTGGCGATCTCGTGGGCGCTGGCGCCGCGCCCGCTCGCGCACAAAAGTTTTCTGCTGGCAGCGAGCTACCTGTTCTACGGCTTTTGGAATTGGCGCTATGTCCCGCTGCTCTTTCTGATCTCGCTCTTCGCCGGCCTCATCGGCCAGGCTCTCCAACGCACGAATGACGACATAGCGCGCAAGCGCCTGTTGATCGCCGGCGTTACCGTGTGCCTCCTCGTGCTCGCGTACTACAAGTACACCAGCTTCCTGCTGCTGAGCGCGCTGGGGCTGTGGGGGTTCGTCGGACACACGCCGGCGTGGAATATCTCTTCGCCATTTTTGCCGCTGGGCATCTCGTTCTTCGTGTTCCATGCGATCTCGCTGATGGGCGATATCTATCGCCGCAAGTTGCGTGAGCCGCTGCACCTGCTCGATGCTCTGCTCTACGTCGCATTCTTTCCGCAGTTGATCGCCGGACCGATCCTACGCGCGTCGAACTTTGTTCCTCAGCTTCTGCGCCAGCGCAACCTGCAGCACATCCGCGTCAACCGGGCGTTTCTGCTGATCCTTGCGGGGCTGTTCAAGAAGGTGATCCTCTCGAACACGCTCTCGACACGGCTGGTCGAACCGGTGTTCAGCGCACCCGCCAACTTCCATTCGGTCGATGTGCTGCTCGCCATCTACGGCTACGCCGCGCAGATCTACTGCGACTTCTCCGGCTACACAGATATCGCCATCGGCTGCGCGATGCTGCTCGGCTATCACTTCCCACGAAACTTCAACGCGCCTTATACCGCGACCGATCCGCAGGAGTTCTGGCAGCGCTGGCACATCTCGCTCTCCAGCTGGCTGCGCGATTATCTCTACATCCCGCTGGGCGGATCGCGCCGCGGCGTCTCTCGCACCTACATCAACCTGATGATCACCATGCTGCTCGGCGGCCTGTGGCACGGAGCCTCGTGGACGTTCGTGATGTGGGGCGGTCTGCAGGGTTTGTATCTCGTCGTCCATCGGCTATGGGTTGCAGTCCCCTCACCTGCCGTGCAACGTCTGCGCTCCAGCGCCGCGTGGCCGTGGGTCGCGCGTCTGCTGATGTTCCATGCCGTGTGCCTGGGCTGGGTCTTCTTCCGTGCTCCTACCTTTGGACTCGCCGCCACAGTACTGCATCAACTGGGCAGCCGTGGCGTAGTGACGCTGGCGGCATGGCCCGTGGTGTTGTGCCTCGTACTGGGACTCTTCGGGCAATATGCTCCGCGTGTCTGGCGTCGCAGTGTCGAAGCAATGATGTCGCGCCTGCCGGTTGCGGTCAACGGCGTGGCGCTGGCCCTGGGCGTGTTTGCGATTGAGTTGCTGGGACCGACAGGTGTGGCACCATTCATCTACTTTCAGTTTTGA
- a CDS encoding SGNH/GDSL hydrolase family protein, with product MRAYQRFSTLSQLAASVGAFALAALLLESGGLYDWAQRLDLGLERTVAMPVATALHRALAPLHIEQGRRNTLVELARIGWSDDPAALAEANTHPQPKELAPPPMTPSTVTVPVKHTTAGTKPVTPTTATVILQPVPLRPDAAPGLSTLPAIPAIAIGKTRTIALAGDSMMAVGMSSTILRQAPLYKNLSFVHAFKSGTGLARPEVFNWQLEYPAMLKEARPDFVLVAIGANDGQGFVEDGVTYPFGSDGWKRIYQRRVQAYLDMLEENGATVIWLGLPPMKSDVYDARIALINRIDYSVVSASPHAIWVGTAGLVGDGSGRFRDYGEIDGHTTRLRQSDGIHLSDDGATLITTKLLRWLAVQEVPKPVTAPVTTAQESTKP from the coding sequence ATGCGCGCGTATCAACGTTTCTCGACACTCTCCCAACTCGCCGCCAGCGTTGGCGCCTTTGCGCTTGCAGCACTGCTGCTGGAGTCGGGCGGCCTCTATGACTGGGCACAGCGGCTGGACCTAGGACTGGAGCGGACTGTGGCCATGCCGGTTGCGACGGCGTTGCACCGCGCACTTGCACCGCTACATATCGAACAGGGACGCAGAAATACGCTCGTGGAGCTGGCCCGCATCGGCTGGAGCGACGACCCGGCCGCGCTGGCCGAGGCGAACACTCATCCACAACCAAAGGAGCTGGCTCCTCCGCCGATGACTCCATCGACAGTCACGGTACCGGTGAAACATACAACTGCCGGCACGAAGCCTGTCACACCAACGACCGCGACCGTCATCCTACAGCCCGTACCGCTGCGCCCGGATGCTGCGCCAGGCTTGAGCACTCTCCCTGCAATCCCTGCGATTGCCATCGGTAAAACGCGCACCATTGCCCTTGCGGGAGACTCCATGATGGCCGTTGGAATGTCTTCGACGATCCTGCGCCAGGCTCCTCTCTACAAGAACCTCAGCTTCGTCCATGCTTTCAAGTCAGGCACAGGGTTGGCACGACCGGAGGTCTTCAACTGGCAGCTTGAATATCCTGCCATGCTGAAAGAGGCGCGCCCCGACTTCGTGCTCGTGGCTATCGGCGCAAACGACGGACAGGGCTTCGTCGAGGACGGCGTGACTTATCCGTTTGGTTCAGACGGATGGAAGCGCATCTACCAGCGCAGGGTTCAGGCGTACCTCGACATGCTGGAAGAGAATGGCGCGACCGTGATCTGGCTGGGACTGCCGCCAATGAAGTCCGATGTCTACGATGCGCGCATCGCACTGATCAATCGCATCGACTACAGCGTCGTCAGCGCATCGCCTCATGCCATCTGGGTGGGGACGGCAGGTCTTGTCGGCGATGGCAGCGGACGCTTTCGCGACTACGGCGAGATCGACGGCCACACGACGCGGCTGCGCCAGAGCGATGGCATTCATCTCTCCGATGACGGCGCAACCCTCATCACGACGAAACTGCTGCGCTGGCTCGCCGTGCAGGAAGTACCAAAGCCCGTCACGGCTCCTGTCACGACAGCACAGGAATCTACGAAGCCATGA
- a CDS encoding YkgB family protein, with protein sequence MNWLIRLLSKTGLLKGNLDNHLVRASMVIIYFFFGYQKWFDYEVKGLVPFFTHGPLISWMYPVFGMTGSSYFLGVSEWLFGALLLAGFWNKKLGVLGALGSVFTFIATVTIIPFMPDGWAPSAGGFPAMVGNVAFLMKDVVLLAVSFYLLKQDLAKVTTAAEIA encoded by the coding sequence ATGAACTGGCTTATCAGGCTTCTATCGAAAACAGGTCTCTTGAAGGGCAATCTCGACAACCATCTCGTTCGCGCATCGATGGTCATCATCTACTTCTTCTTCGGGTATCAGAAGTGGTTTGACTATGAAGTGAAGGGACTCGTCCCCTTCTTTACCCACGGGCCTCTCATCTCCTGGATGTATCCCGTCTTCGGCATGACAGGCTCGTCCTACTTTCTGGGCGTCTCGGAGTGGCTGTTTGGAGCGCTACTGCTCGCCGGATTCTGGAACAAGAAGCTGGGAGTCCTGGGAGCGCTCGGGTCTGTGTTTACCTTCATCGCGACGGTTACGATTATCCCCTTCATGCCCGACGGCTGGGCACCCTCTGCCGGAGGATTTCCCGCGATGGTCGGAAACGTCGCCTTCCTGATGAAAGACGTCGTTCTGCTGGCCGTTTCGTTTTATCTGCTGAAGCAGGACCTTGCAAAAGTCACGACCGCTGCTGAGATTGCGTGA
- the egtB gene encoding ergothioneine biosynthesis protein EgtB, with protein MLTEPSIATSLLKRFLDVRQATMQFCAPLTPEDLMVQSCPEASPVKWHLAHTSWFFETFVLGEFVAAYQPYHPDFRWLFNSYYKSLGEMPEKKLRASFSRPPLDQILAYRRHVDTAITRLLEHAPQDEALRRIVLGLEHEQQHLELIATDIKHALFTNPLHPAYVAAPANFGGDSAQIAPPLDWFSFSPGYPVRPGVVEIGVTPDPTAIDSFAFDNETPRHPVYLAPFRLASRLTTCAEYLAFIDENGYSRPELWLSEGWDTMRAEGWQAPLYWQRDANTKSGWSVYTLHGFRPLDEISETPVCHLSFFEADAFARWAGHRLPSEFEWEFVAAQQPIEGNLLEQESLHPSSATTTAKPHAPQQLFGDVWEWTQSPYTGYPRYKPLPGALGEYNGKFMSSQIVLRGGSCVTPKAHIRATYRNFFSPGTRWQFSGLRLARDGAS; from the coding sequence ATGTTAACCGAACCCTCTATTGCCACTTCACTACTCAAACGCTTCCTTGACGTCCGCCAGGCGACGATGCAGTTCTGCGCGCCTCTTACCCCGGAAGACCTGATGGTGCAGTCCTGCCCCGAGGCCTCGCCCGTGAAGTGGCATCTGGCGCACACCTCCTGGTTCTTCGAGACTTTCGTGCTCGGCGAGTTCGTGGCCGCCTATCAGCCGTACCACCCCGATTTCCGCTGGCTCTTCAACAGCTACTACAAGTCGCTCGGCGAGATGCCGGAAAAGAAGCTGCGCGCATCCTTCTCCCGGCCGCCGCTCGACCAGATCCTGGCCTATCGACGTCATGTCGACACTGCCATCACCCGCCTGCTGGAGCATGCCCCGCAAGACGAAGCGCTGCGCCGTATCGTCCTGGGCCTCGAACACGAGCAGCAGCACCTTGAATTGATCGCCACCGACATCAAGCACGCGCTCTTCACCAACCCGCTGCATCCGGCCTACGTAGCCGCCCCAGCCAACTTCGGCGGCGATAGCGCACAGATCGCCCCACCGCTGGACTGGTTCAGCTTCTCTCCGGGATATCCCGTTCGCCCCGGAGTCGTCGAGATTGGCGTTACCCCTGACCCCACGGCCATCGACAGCTTCGCCTTCGATAACGAGACGCCGCGTCATCCGGTCTACCTCGCCCCCTTTCGCCTGGCTTCGCGCCTTACGACCTGCGCCGAGTACCTGGCCTTCATCGACGAGAACGGTTACTCACGCCCCGAACTCTGGCTCTCCGAGGGCTGGGACACGATGCGTGCCGAAGGCTGGCAGGCTCCGCTTTACTGGCAGCGCGATGCCAACACTAAGTCTGGTTGGAGCGTCTATACGCTGCACGGCTTCCGTCCGCTTGACGAGATCTCCGAGACGCCCGTCTGCCATCTCAGCTTCTTCGAGGCCGATGCCTTCGCGCGCTGGGCTGGCCATCGCCTGCCCAGCGAATTCGAGTGGGAGTTTGTCGCCGCGCAGCAGCCGATCGAAGGCAACCTGCTCGAGCAGGAGAGCCTCCATCCGTCATCGGCCACCACCACGGCAAAACCTCATGCGCCCCAGCAGCTCTTCGGCGATGTATGGGAGTGGACCCAGTCTCCCTATACCGGCTACCCCCGCTATAAACCTCTGCCTGGTGCACTCGGTGAGTACAACGGCAAGTTCATGAGCTCGCAGATCGTGCTGCGCGGCGGCTCATGCGTGACGCCAAAGGCCCACATCCGCGCGACGTATCGCAACTTCTTCTCACCCGGTACAAGGTGGCAGTTCAGCGGCCTTCGGCTAGCACGCGATGGTGCGAGTTAG